GTGCCGCATTTTGTCTCGTCCAAGAACCGCCCAGCCATCGGAGCGTTCAAAGAACATGACCTTTTCGGTGACGATCAAATATTGTAATTCATCTTTTCTGACGGAGCATTCCAGCCAATTTTTAAGCACCACCGGAACAAGCATAAGCGCCTCCCTGGTTATGGATTTCCGATCCATCTTTTTAAGTGCCCAATTCCCTTTGCATAAACTCAGCCCTCAGTTTTCGGTAGACGACCTGCAACGGGAAGAACTGCAAATTGACGCCAAAGGTTGCTGTGTATCGCGACGGTTGGCTCAAGGCTCACAGGGCCGGGTGTGATCTTGCCTGGCCGCCTCCTAATAAATTCCGAAAAAATGGCCCACTTCATTCAGCGTGAGCCATTCCAATGTCGGTCGGATTTCGAGTTGTTGTAACTGGCCTGTATCACCGCCGGACGCAGATGACTCCAAAAATGTTCAGCTCATAGCTAAGAGCGAGCTACTTCACTTTAATTTCGATCTTTTTCGGCCGCGCCGCTTCCGTCTTTTCGATGGCGATATTCAGCATGCCATCCTTGAAGGTTGCTTCGACCTTCGATTGATCGACGTTGTCCGGCAGGGTAAAGCTCCGAGTAAAGCTGCCGTACTGCCGTTCAACGCGATGGAAGCGTT
Above is a genomic segment from Geopsychrobacter electrodiphilus DSM 16401 containing:
- a CDS encoding GSU3473 family protein, translated to MLVPVVLKNWLECSVRKDELQYLIVTEKVMFFERSDGWAVLGRDKMRHLVMPFEGEERRQHQVFAKDN